The following coding sequences are from one Mycobacterium bourgelatii window:
- a CDS encoding dihydrofolate reductase → MKVGLVWAQSTSGVIGRGGDIPWRLPEDLNHFKQITMGHTVVMGRRTWDSLPARFRPLPGRRNVVLSRQPGFSAPGAEVVTSLDEALTEPETWVVGGSEIYTLALPYASRCEVTEVDIDLPRDDEDAIAPALDETWGAETGDWLVSKSGLRYRFHSYRRS, encoded by the coding sequence ATGAAAGTCGGCCTAGTCTGGGCGCAATCGACGTCCGGAGTCATCGGCCGCGGCGGCGACATCCCGTGGCGGCTTCCCGAAGATCTCAACCACTTCAAGCAAATCACCATGGGTCACACCGTGGTGATGGGCCGACGGACTTGGGATTCGCTGCCGGCCCGCTTTCGGCCGCTGCCCGGGCGTCGAAACGTTGTCTTGAGCCGCCAACCCGGGTTTAGCGCACCCGGCGCCGAGGTGGTTACCTCGCTCGATGAGGCCCTGACCGAGCCGGAAACCTGGGTGGTCGGGGGTTCTGAGATTTACACGCTTGCGTTGCCGTATGCCAGCCGCTGTGAGGTGACCGAGGTCGACATTGACCTGCCCCGCGACGACGAGGACGCGATCGCTCCGGCACTCGACGAGACGTGGGGCGCCGAGACGGGCGACTGGTTGGTCAGCAAGTCGGGGCTGCGCTACCGGTTTCACAGTTACCGCAGGTCATAA